The proteins below are encoded in one region of Ferruginibacter lapsinanis:
- a CDS encoding amidohydrolase family protein, giving the protein MKKSLLALVLLPFFATNVFSQLKFSDETKKYIEYSDSVIAFKNALLIDGTGNAAKSHQTVIIVNGKINWIGDDVNAIIPKVANTIDLNGKALMPGLVMLHEHMYISAPSMETRQYFVHQLPATFPRLYLAAGATTIRTAGNIEPYSDINLKKDIDAGKIPGPSIEATAPYMEGNQSPIQQMNRLDKPADAVSFVNYWADQGFTSFKGYMFIDKPTLRAAIEAAHKRKLKVTAHLCAVTYREAAEMGIDQLEHGFFASTDFVTDKKENQCPANADEVIANLNVESDSVKNLLQLLVDKKVIITSTLAVFEGFTTTQPAPTAELLNYFSPDSRDFYLKLFARIKSGKAPSDDDRAFVNNAKMEKLFYTMGGLLTVGTDPTGNGGTIAGFGNWRAIELLVESDGFTPLEAIKIATLNGAIALGFNKNIGTIETGKNADLLIIDGDPSKNISDIRKVQFVFKKGVGYNSRKLFESVKGKVGFN; this is encoded by the coding sequence TATTGATTGATGGAACTGGCAATGCTGCCAAATCACATCAAACAGTTATCATTGTTAATGGTAAGATCAATTGGATAGGCGATGATGTCAATGCCATTATTCCAAAAGTTGCAAATACAATTGACCTGAATGGAAAAGCCTTAATGCCCGGCTTAGTTATGCTGCATGAACACATGTATATATCAGCCCCTTCCATGGAAACCAGGCAATATTTTGTACATCAATTGCCGGCAACTTTTCCACGCCTCTATTTGGCAGCAGGCGCAACCACCATACGCACGGCCGGAAATATTGAACCCTACTCTGATATAAATCTTAAGAAAGATATTGATGCAGGTAAAATACCCGGGCCATCAATAGAAGCAACTGCTCCTTATATGGAAGGAAACCAATCACCCATACAGCAGATGAACAGATTGGATAAGCCGGCAGATGCTGTATCGTTTGTAAACTATTGGGCTGACCAGGGCTTTACTTCTTTCAAGGGGTATATGTTTATTGACAAACCTACTTTAAGGGCTGCCATTGAAGCAGCACACAAAAGAAAGCTAAAGGTTACTGCTCATTTGTGTGCAGTCACTTATCGGGAAGCTGCCGAAATGGGTATTGACCAATTAGAACACGGTTTTTTTGCCAGTACGGATTTTGTAACAGACAAAAAAGAGAATCAATGTCCTGCTAATGCAGATGAGGTAATTGCGAATCTCAATGTTGAGAGCGACAGCGTAAAAAATCTGCTGCAGTTATTAGTCGATAAAAAAGTTATTATAACATCTACCCTGGCTGTGTTTGAAGGATTTACTACCACACAACCTGCGCCAACAGCAGAACTATTAAATTATTTTTCACCAGATAGCAGAGATTTCTATTTAAAATTATTTGCACGGATAAAATCCGGCAAAGCACCCAGTGACGATGACAGAGCGTTTGTAAATAATGCAAAAATGGAAAAACTATTTTACACTATGGGAGGCTTACTTACCGTAGGCACAGACCCAACAGGAAACGGCGGCACTATTGCAGGGTTTGGTAATTGGCGAGCCATAGAATTACTGGTAGAGTCAGATGGTTTTACTCCACTGGAAGCCATAAAAATAGCAACACTAAACGGGGCAATTGCATTAGGCTTCAACAAAAATATAGGCACGATTGAAACAGGTAAAAACGCTGACCTGTTAATTATTGACGGAGACCCATCAAAAAACATCAGTGACATTCGTAAAGTGCAGTTTGTTTTTAAAAAAGGAGTGGGTTACAACTCAAGAAAATTGTTTGAATCTGTAAAGGGGAAAGTGGGTTTTAATTGA
- a CDS encoding DUF389 domain-containing protein: MSTLLNTLFNLHNGEDDKQKTLESVKSNITFTGANLWILACAILVASVGLNVNSTAVIIGAMLISPLMGPIVASGFALGMYDFDLLKRSLRNLFIATLAGLLVSSIYFFISPFKEVQSEILARTSPNIYDILIAFFGGLVGVIAVTRVEKGNPIPGVAIATALMPPLCTAGYGLATGNFKFFFGAIFLYGINCVFICIATYSIVKFLKYPAKEEVDKKHQKQVRYGISFVVILMLLPSIYFAYKLFVEQQYQQSVNNFIEREFIDKGNTIVYKKTNYNSRPKTIELAFLSKRFTKEEIDSLNTKLYAMSIPTTKLLIRQDSADRIQLLRNNILNEIKNKDIIVDEKDKKIQALENEITKNTFDGKQILQETKIIFPTIQSLSISNNTFYYSNDSTNNSTIFIYQAQNELTNDDKTKFENWLKKRLSLEKIELIKK, encoded by the coding sequence ATGAGTACACTTTTAAATACCCTTTTTAACCTCCACAACGGCGAGGATGATAAACAAAAAACATTAGAAAGTGTAAAAAGTAATATTACATTTACTGGTGCTAATCTTTGGATTTTGGCTTGTGCTATTTTAGTGGCGTCTGTTGGACTAAATGTTAACTCAACTGCCGTTATTATTGGCGCAATGCTTATCTCTCCTTTAATGGGACCAATTGTGGCATCTGGTTTTGCTTTAGGCATGTATGATTTTGACCTTTTAAAAAGATCATTAAGAAACTTGTTTATTGCTACGCTTGCAGGATTGCTTGTTTCCTCTATATATTTTTTTATCAGTCCTTTCAAAGAAGTTCAGTCGGAAATATTAGCAAGAACTTCTCCAAATATTTATGACATTCTTATTGCATTCTTTGGCGGGCTTGTTGGGGTTATTGCAGTTACAAGAGTAGAAAAAGGAAATCCAATTCCAGGTGTAGCTATTGCTACTGCCTTAATGCCGCCACTTTGTACAGCAGGTTATGGATTGGCAACAGGTAATTTCAAATTTTTTTTTGGTGCTATTTTTCTTTACGGCATCAATTGTGTTTTTATCTGCATTGCCACATATAGTATTGTAAAATTCTTAAAATATCCTGCCAAAGAAGAAGTAGACAAAAAGCATCAAAAGCAGGTAAGATACGGTATTAGCTTTGTTGTGATCCTCATGCTGTTGCCAAGTATTTATTTTGCATACAAGCTATTTGTAGAACAACAATACCAGCAATCTGTAAATAATTTTATTGAGCGGGAATTTATCGACAAAGGCAATACTATTGTTTACAAAAAAACAAATTACAACAGCAGGCCAAAAACAATTGAATTAGCATTTTTATCAAAGCGGTTTACTAAAGAAGAAATTGACAGTTTAAATACCAAGTTATATGCCATGAGCATTCCTACAACAAAACTCCTAATAAGGCAAGACAGTGCCGACAGAATCCAATTGTTAAGAAATAATATTTTAAATGAAATCAAAAACAAGGATATAATTGTTGATGAAAAAGACAAAAAGATTCAAGCGTTAGAAAACGAGATTACCAAAAACACATTTGACGGCAAACAGATATTACAGGAAACGAAAATAATTTTCCCCACCATTCAATCACTATCCATTTCAAATAATACATTCTATTATAGTAACGACAGCACGAACAATTCTACTATATTTATTTATCAGGCACAGAACGAACTTACCAATGATGATAAAACAAAGTTTGAGAATTGGTTAAAAAAACGCTTATCATTGGAGAAAATAGAACTGATTAAAAAATAA
- a CDS encoding cation:proton antiporter, which produces MSIHIILTILIGISAAFAYINYKYLKMPFVIGLFFLSTIISMLVFISKFWFVQPFTDLKAIVQQTDISKFILEIMLGFLLFAGSLHTDWSNVKKHLKQIALFAIGGVILSTIIIAAFVYGICNLLHIEIDFIYCLLFGALISPTDPIAVLGILTKANVPKKIESIIVGESLFNDGIGVVIFIALLETLHSGSSAINYSHFGLLFLQEAVGGIIFGLVFGFALHKLLKSIDHYETEVLLTIAFVMVGYNLCLFLHLSGALAMVVMGLLVGNYKQDRAMSDQTQEYVHKFWELIDVILNAVLFIIIALVLIVIDFKMNYFLLGLVSVFVVMLSRIIVVYLPKFLLPKTIDLNKRESKIIVWGGLRGGLSIALVLSLPDSEAKNILLISTYICVLFSILVQGLTIGKLAKHLG; this is translated from the coding sequence GTGAGTATACACATTATCTTAACCATACTTATAGGCATTTCAGCAGCATTTGCATACATCAATTACAAGTACCTTAAAATGCCCTTTGTAATAGGACTCTTTTTTCTTTCCACTATTATTTCTATGCTCGTTTTTATAAGTAAGTTTTGGTTTGTTCAACCTTTTACTGATTTAAAAGCGATCGTTCAACAGACTGATATTAGCAAGTTCATTCTTGAAATAATGTTGGGATTTTTACTTTTTGCAGGTTCATTACATACCGATTGGAGCAATGTAAAAAAGCATCTTAAACAAATCGCCTTATTTGCAATCGGAGGTGTTATTCTTTCCACGATTATTATTGCCGCATTTGTGTATGGTATTTGTAATTTATTGCATATTGAAATTGACTTTATTTATTGTTTATTATTTGGAGCTTTAATTTCACCAACCGACCCTATTGCAGTTTTAGGAATATTGACAAAAGCAAATGTTCCTAAAAAAATCGAATCGATAATAGTAGGTGAATCTTTATTTAATGACGGTATTGGCGTAGTAATTTTTATTGCGCTACTTGAGACACTTCATTCAGGAAGTTCAGCAATAAATTATTCTCATTTTGGTTTACTTTTTTTACAAGAGGCTGTGGGAGGAATTATTTTTGGGCTTGTATTTGGCTTTGCACTTCATAAACTTTTAAAATCTATTGACCATTATGAAACAGAAGTTCTGCTAACAATTGCTTTTGTAATGGTAGGATACAACCTTTGTTTGTTTTTACATCTTTCGGGAGCATTGGCTATGGTAGTTATGGGGCTATTAGTTGGCAACTATAAACAAGATAGAGCAATGAGTGACCAGACACAAGAATACGTTCATAAGTTTTGGGAACTTATAGACGTTATATTAAATGCAGTTTTGTTTATTATTATTGCTTTGGTTTTAATTGTCATAGATTTTAAAATGAACTATTTCCTTTTGGGCTTAGTATCTGTTTTCGTTGTAATGCTTTCACGAATTATTGTTGTTTATCTGCCAAAATTTTTACTTCCTAAGACAATTGACCTGAATAAAAGGGAATCTAAGATCATTGTATGGGGTGGTCTTCGTGGAGGACTTTCCATTGCACTAGTTTTATCATTACCAGACAGTGAGGCGAAAAATATTTTATTAATATCAACATACATTTGTGTCTTGTTCAGTATTTTAGTTCAGGGCTTGACCATTGGAAAATTGGCAAAGCATTTAGGTTGA
- a CDS encoding EI24 domain-containing protein: MLKEIIIAIQSYLQAHRFIVKHRLWKWILIPGLIYSIMFCVGIYLFWHSSGQAIDYMLSASGAKKWMVAMEESWLKFLFIFGQIVLQIVLMLLYFSLFKYLFLIIGSPLFAYLSEKTEAIIEGKDFPFSFSQLLKDILRGIRLAMRNALWQTVYTVSILILSFIPLLGWFTPLIAILIECYYLGFSMLDYSCERNKLTTSQSIAFIGQHKGLAIGNGIVFYLMHLVAIVGWILAPSYAVIAATLSLYNAEKKSIS, encoded by the coding sequence ATGCTGAAAGAAATCATTATAGCCATACAATCTTATTTACAGGCTCACCGGTTTATTGTAAAACACCGATTGTGGAAATGGATATTAATACCCGGACTGATCTATTCTATCATGTTTTGCGTGGGCATCTATCTGTTCTGGCATAGCAGCGGGCAGGCAATAGATTATATGCTGTCGGCATCGGGTGCAAAAAAATGGATGGTTGCCATGGAAGAAAGCTGGCTTAAATTTTTATTCATCTTTGGCCAGATCGTTTTACAGATCGTATTAATGTTATTGTATTTCTCTCTGTTCAAATATTTATTCCTCATTATCGGCTCTCCGCTTTTTGCTTATTTAAGTGAAAAAACAGAAGCTATCATCGAAGGAAAAGATTTTCCTTTCAGTTTTAGTCAGCTGTTAAAAGATATTCTACGAGGCATCAGGCTGGCAATGAGAAATGCACTTTGGCAAACGGTCTATACGGTATCTATTCTTATACTTTCTTTTATTCCCTTGCTAGGATGGTTTACTCCGCTGATCGCTATTTTAATAGAATGTTATTACCTCGGTTTTTCAATGCTGGATTACAGCTGCGAAAGAAATAAGCTAACCACTTCTCAAAGCATTGCATTCATCGGGCAACACAAAGGGTTGGCTATTGGCAACGGCATTGTATTTTACCTGATGCACCTGGTGGCAATAGTTGGTTGGATATTAGCCCCCAGCTATGCTGTGATTGCGGCTACACTTAGTTTATACAATGCAGAAAAAAAATCAATTTCATGA
- a CDS encoding SAM-dependent methyltransferase, translating to MRPTVYLVPCVLDESATQTIPLYIIDAVKDCKVIFAENERTARRFLKSICKEIVIDDYEWFTIHKAEEEQINHFKQKIKEEKNIAIISEAGCPGVADPGQILVEVAHQQNAIVKPLVGPSSILLALMASGMNGQQFNFVGYLPIDNHERIKALKELEIYSEKKKSTQIFIETPYRNNQLLETIFKTCKPSTKICIAAELTGTNEFVQTKTISDWRKEKTDFHKKPVIFLLYAG from the coding sequence ATGAGACCTACCGTATACTTAGTTCCTTGTGTTTTGGATGAATCGGCCACTCAAACTATTCCTTTATATATCATTGATGCGGTAAAAGATTGCAAAGTGATTTTTGCAGAAAATGAAAGAACGGCAAGACGATTTTTAAAAAGTATCTGTAAGGAAATTGTTATAGACGATTATGAATGGTTCACTATTCATAAAGCAGAGGAAGAACAGATCAATCATTTTAAACAAAAGATAAAAGAAGAGAAAAATATTGCGATCATCAGCGAAGCCGGTTGTCCGGGTGTTGCTGATCCGGGGCAGATATTGGTGGAAGTAGCACACCAGCAAAATGCCATTGTAAAACCATTGGTAGGACCAAGTTCTATCTTGCTGGCCCTGATGGCAAGCGGCATGAACGGGCAGCAATTTAATTTTGTTGGTTATCTGCCTATAGATAACCACGAAAGAATAAAAGCACTGAAGGAATTGGAAATATATTCTGAGAAAAAGAAGAGTACACAGATCTTTATTGAAACACCTTATCGCAACAACCAGTTACTGGAAACTATTTTTAAAACCTGCAAGCCCTCCACTAAGATCTGTATTGCTGCTGAGCTGACAGGTACGAACGAATTTGTACAAACAAAAACCATCAGCGATTGGAGAAAAGAAAAAACCGACTTTCATAAAAAGCCGGTCATATTTTTATTGTATGCTGGTTAA